In Pseudomonas flavescens, the sequence TGGCCTTCCTGCCCGATGGCCGCATGCTGGTTACCGAGCGCACCGGACAACTGCGCCTGATCGATGCCGAGGGCAAGCTACAGACCGAACCCGTCAAGGGAACGCCGACGCCCTTCGTCGCCACCCAGGCAGGCTTGATGGAGGTAGTGCTGGATCCTGCGTTCGCCGAGGACCCCTGGGTCTATCTGAGCTACGCCCATGGCGATGTCGGTGCCAATAACACGCGACTGGCCCGCGCTCGCCTGGTAGACGGCGAGTTGCGCGACTTGGAAGTGCTGTTCACCGCCCAGCCGGCCAAGGCCGGTGCCTCGCACTACGGCGGTCGGATCGCCTTTCTGCCCGACGGAACCCTGGTACTGACCCTTGGCGACGGCTTCGACTGGCGCGAGCAGGCGCAGAACCCGGCCAATCACCTCGGCAAGACGGTACGCCTGAACCGTGACGGCAGCATCCCCGAGAACAACCCCCTGCGTGGTCAGCCCGGCGCCGCCGAAGAGATCTACAGCCTGGGACACCGCAACGTGCAGGGCATCGTCTATGACAGCAGGCGCAAGCGGCTGTACAGCCACGAGCACGGTCCCAAGGGCGGCGACGAGCTGAATCTGATCGAAGCCGGTGGCAATTACGGTTGGCCGCTGACCTCCTTTGGCGTCGATTACACCGGCGCCATGGTCACGCCATTTACCGAGTTGCCGGGTTATCTGCCGCCGCAGCTGCACTGGACGCCGTCGGTAGCTCCCTCCGGTCTGGCGCTCTACACCGGTGATCGCTTCCCGCACTGGAAGGGCGACCTGTTCGTTTCCACCCTGGCCGAGCAGAGCGTACGCCGAGTACGCCTGGACAAGGGTCGGCTGGCCGGTGAGGAGGTACTCTTTCAAGAGCTCGAAGAGCGCATTCGGGGCGTGTACGACGGGCCTGATGGTGCGCTGTACCTGCTTACCGACAGCGCCGAGGGCAGGCTGCTGCGGGTCGTGCCCCTGTAGGTTGAGGCATAATTCGAAGCCCGCCCTGATTCGTGAACCGTCATGACACCACTGAAGTATCTCCAGGGTTATCCCGTCTCGCTGCAGGAGCAGGTGCGTCAGATGATCGCCGGTGAGCGCCTGGGCGATTACCTCGCGCAGCGTTACGAGGGGCGCCATGCGATCCAGAGCGACAAGGCGCTGTACGCCTACGTCATGGCGCTCAAGCAGGAGCACTTGAAGAACGCGCCTGCCATCGACAAGGTGCTGTTCGACAATCGCCTCGACCTGACCCATCGTGCCCTTGGCCTGCATACCACCATCTCGCGGGTGCAGGGCGGCAAGCTCAAGGCCAAGAAAGAGATTCGTGTGGCCTCGCTGTTTCGCGATGCCGCACCGCAGTTCCTGCAGATGATCGTGGTGCACGAACTGGCGCATCTGAAGGAAAGCGACCACAACAAGGCGTTCTACAAGCTCTGCGAATACATGCTGCCGGACTACCAGCAACTGGAGTTCGACCTGCGCCTGTACCTGACCTGGCGCGATCTGCAGACGAACACCCCGGGCTGAGGCCGCGTGAGCTGGTCAGTGCGCTTCGATGATCTCGTGACGCTGAACCCGCCCAGCGATCCTCAGCTCGATCTCGTCGCCGGGGTGACGCCCCAGCAGGCGCTGGCCCAGTGGCGCATTGGGGCTGAGTACAAGGATATCCCGCTGCTCCGTGCGTACCTTGATGGCTGCACCGTCGGGGCCGAGAAACAGCCATTGCTCGTGGCCATCGTCGTCGGCGAGCAGTACCAGAGCGGCAAGGCGGATACCCAGTGCCGCGTCGTAGGGGCGCAGTTGCAACTGCCGCCAGGCCCGCAGGCTCTGGCCGATTTCTTCCACCCGGCGTGCCTGCCCGGCCGCCAGGTAGGCAGCCTCCAGGCCCAGGGTGTCGTACTTGTTTTCTGCGATGTTCTCTTCGTGGGTCGCCGTTTCGTGGGCGACCCGCGCCGCCTGTTCGGCGGCCAGCAGGTCGGCAGACAACTGCTCGATGACCTGCTGGACGATGGGTTGCTTGTCCATCATGTAGTCGCCTTGGGACGATTCTTCAGCAGGTGAACGGCCAGCGTGCGCAATGGTGCGAGCTGCCGGGCGATCAGTGACAGCTGGGTCTGTACCAGCCGCTGCGCGTCTTCCAGCTCCTCCGGTATCTGCTCCAGGGCGGCGGCCAGCTGTTCCTCGCTATCGCTTTGAATGGCTATCGGGCTCTGTTCGTTGAGGCCGCGAGCGATTTCGTCGAGGCTTTCGGCGATGCGCCCGGCGCTACTCAGCAGCTCGCTCTGCTCGTCGGCCAGCAGGGCTTCGCCGCGGTGTGCGCCGAGGCCCGAGAGGTAGCTGAGCAGGGTGTGCGAGAGCACCAGAAAGCGGAAGCCGATATCCGCTTCCTTACGGAAATGCCCGGGCTCCATGAGCATGTTGCCAAGGGTGGTGGACAGCGCCGCGTCGGCGTTGTGGGCGTTGCGGCGGGCCAGGCGGTAGGCGAGGTCGTCGCGCTTGCCCTCGGCGTACTGGCGAATGATCTGCCTCAGGTAGGTGCTGTTGCAGCTCAGGGTGTTGGCGACCACGCGATTCAGGCGACGGCCCTGCCAGTCCGGCAGGATCAGGAATACCGCGAGGCCGGCGATCAGG encodes:
- a CDS encoding PQQ-dependent sugar dehydrogenase, which codes for MLGLCAGVLAHADYRIETVTSGLEHPWSLAFLPDGRMLVTERTGQLRLIDAEGKLQTEPVKGTPTPFVATQAGLMEVVLDPAFAEDPWVYLSYAHGDVGANNTRLARARLVDGELRDLEVLFTAQPAKAGASHYGGRIAFLPDGTLVLTLGDGFDWREQAQNPANHLGKTVRLNRDGSIPENNPLRGQPGAAEEIYSLGHRNVQGIVYDSRRKRLYSHEHGPKGGDELNLIEAGGNYGWPLTSFGVDYTGAMVTPFTELPGYLPPQLHWTPSVAPSGLALYTGDRFPHWKGDLFVSTLAEQSVRRVRLDKGRLAGEEVLFQELEERIRGVYDGPDGALYLLTDSAEGRLLRVVPL
- a CDS encoding M48 metallopeptidase family protein codes for the protein MTPLKYLQGYPVSLQEQVRQMIAGERLGDYLAQRYEGRHAIQSDKALYAYVMALKQEHLKNAPAIDKVLFDNRLDLTHRALGLHTTISRVQGGKLKAKKEIRVASLFRDAAPQFLQMIVVHELAHLKESDHNKAFYKLCEYMLPDYQQLEFDLRLYLTWRDLQTNTPG
- a CDS encoding GreA/GreB family elongation factor; translated protein: MDKQPIVQQVIEQLSADLLAAEQAARVAHETATHEENIAENKYDTLGLEAAYLAAGQARRVEEIGQSLRAWRQLQLRPYDAALGIRLAALVLLADDDGHEQWLFLGPDGAAIKVRTEQRDILVLSPNAPLGQRLLGRHPGDEIELRIAGRVQRHEIIEAH